One Excalfactoria chinensis isolate bCotChi1 chromosome 13, bCotChi1.hap2, whole genome shotgun sequence genomic window, AGCTCAACATACGGCACTACCATGGTAActagaaaataacatttacttAAATGACAAGGGTGGCACGACGTGCTAAgggctgctgtgctttcctgcgTGGGCACCCATCCTCTGGGGATCTTGAGATGGGTAATGAATGGGGCCTGGGGCTCTCATGAAGGGAGGCGGTGGCCCCATGGCGTGGAACATGTGTGGTCCGAaacctgcaggaaaaaaaagttgtcacGTTCAGACAAAGCAATAGAACACCCAATGTGGGTCTACTGCAGTTTGAGAGCAGTGATGGAATACACCCAGCTAACAGCTTGCATGTCAGAGAGGTCCCTGATTCCTCACATCTTCAAAACCCCTCCTATCTTCTCAGTAAAACTGGGAGCAATCCTTAAACAGTACACATCCTTAGTCAGACCAAAGCTGGTGGGGGACTGGCATGTGTGTCTAAGGCCAATCTAAATTGCTTTCTATTCAGCTGTGGAGCAACTAGATCCACAAGATCTGATGCCCCACAGAAAGATCTGTCTTCAGACAGATACAGACACAGCCAAACACAGGCTGGCATTCaaccagctgcagaaatcacCCTTTGATGTTCAGCTTAATGCACCACGTACACAGTCAGCAAATACCCTGAGCAGATCTGAATACCACTAACAGGGATCTCTGACATGCCTGAAAATTTGAAAGTGAATACAGGGCACAACAGGCAGCCCAGTTTAATCAAACTGTGCTGACAGCTTATTGTATACAATTGGTTTAGACTGCATGATCAGGGATGAGGAAAATCAATATAGGGCATGCATCAGTGTTAACAGTCCAGCTGAGCAAAAAGGATGACATCTCCAGCCCTCAGTGCTGGGACACCAATTTACACATCTTCATTTGAAGAGGAGAATTAAGTACctggaggtggtggtggagcAATGCCAGGAGGCGGAGGCAGGGCGATGTTAACCACGGCTGGAGGGCCGCTTGGAGGTAGATTGAAGTAATTTGCAgaagcctcctcttctgcagctggaggaggtgggagggctgcaggaaataacaaccaaaaccaaacatacTGTGGTTATGGAAGTCCCAAATACTCAGACAAAAGCTGCAGATGCATCTTTCTTCAGGGAGGAGAAACAATCAATGCGCCTTGTGGAAGAGCTGCTGAGCACCCCCCGTTTTTATCCACCAGAAaccagctttgtttttaacttcacACAACACTCAATGATTATGAAAACGTGAACCAAGCCTTGAACAGTCTGTTGTCAGTATCTTGGAGCTGAGTTAACTTTAATTCACCCATCACATGACAACCTTCTTTTCAGCAAGAACTTGCTTCTAGACAAAGCTCACTTCCCATTCCAAATTGATCTGCTGTAAACCTACTGTCAGTAACTGCTTTGGGCTCACCAGTGCCTCTACTGTCCTGAGCTGATACTGCTTGTAGAGTTTTAACTCCAGCCCTTCCCATGGAAACAGGTCAGCTTCAGAGATGAAAACTACTCCCTTACCTCCGGGAAGTCCTGGAACTGGCTCCAGCTTTATCCCGGATTCTGTAGTTCCTTCCTTGTCCTTCTCTTTACCTCTTGCTGCCTGGGACCTAAAAAACAGACAAACGTTTGGAGACAAGGATGAGAAAAGGCAAGGTAAGGAGATACGCCGCAAGAGTTCCACATTTCATCATCTAGATCCACTGCTGCAGGCCAAAAATGAGGTGTATGCAAGTATGCAAATACAGTTTACAAGATGTAGAGAGGAAGCATAGCCACAGAAACCCATCTGTGACCTTCAACCAGCAAACTCCCTACACAATTTGTGTTATCTTGATCCCAGATCCTAttgctggaaaacagaacacaaaaaaaaagactgtaagAGAACCCCAGCTATGTATCAGCTCATTACCTACTTCAGCTTAACAGCCAATCCAGCTCTCAAGATTACATAAACTAAATAAAGACCCACATACTTCTATCTATTTGAGAATCAAGCCCACGAGGACAGCATACACACGGCAAGTGAGAAAGTGTTCATGTGCCTCCATGTCACTCCCAGTACTCACCTTCCCCATTTGACATTGAGCCTGCGACCGTTCACAATGAGTTTGTTGAAGGATTTCTCAGCAGCAACTTCTGCAGCTTGCCGGGTAGCAAACTGGATGAAAGCACACTGTTGCCTCTGCACTACTGTTATCGTCCGAATCTCCCCAAACTGGTAGAAGTGATTTCTGTGTGGAGGATAAGAGAGCGTGAAACCCTGTTCCTCTTAGCCACAGAATACACAGCAACTGAGTGTGATCAAACAGGTATATTTGGATCCTTTACTTTCTCCATCACTTGTTCAGAGCAGTGATTACAAATCAAGCCACTTGCTCCTCCATGTAATTATAAACGCAGTGGCTTTTCTCAGCAGCCAGCTAGAGAGAAGATAAGGAAGTTGTTGTAAGTGTAACGCATTACCTCCAAGAACTCAGAGATGACTCATCTTTAAGATTTCTCTCTTAAGCAAAGCTCTTGAGATGTGCTCGTTTATTTGTTCTCCAGCAAGCTGGTACTCCTCTGCATTTGCCCACGAACAAGCTCCcaattaaagaaaactgaaagcccCTTGAAAGACAGATTTCCTCCCCTGAAGATGAGAAGTACCCAAAGCATAAGATACAAGCAAATGCACCAACACACCTGAGATCTGATTCAGTGATAGTATCTCCAAGCCCTCCAACATACAGCGTAGTAATAGTCTTATCATCAGGAGGGTCCAGTCGAGGCATTGTTGATGCTCGTTTCAGAAGCTTATCAGCTACAGGGTCATTAATTCCATAGTAACGATCTTTGATATTCTGATCAGCCAGAGGATCGTCTGGATCTGTAGGTTTCTCATGCCTGAGGTTCAGCAAACAAAGCGTTTCTTAAtagcagccacagctgcagcttACATGACTTCATCCACTACTTTCCCCTCTAAACACCATCTGGTTGCTTATATGCTTAACCCTGCTCACAGAAAGATGTCCAAATGGAACAAAAAGCCCGAAGAAGTCAGGCTGGGGCTATCAACATGCTATTGGCACAACTGCCTGGAGTTCGGAATGAACGGCACTTCTGACAGCCAAGCATTCAATACTACAAAACCTAAGAGCTGGATTTCAAACGGCCTCTTGTTCAAATACAAAGACCTCTGATTGTGGGGAGTGACGCTACGATAGGAAGAAATGAACTATGCAAGAGAAGagctgcagtcactgctttgGCAAAACACTATGAACCTACGCAGCAAATTCCTCACAAATGAGCCTGTCACAACAAAGATTTATTCATGGATGCTGCACGCCACCTTACTGCAGATCTCACACTAACTCCAATCCCAGTGCTGCACCTCCTGACTGTTCTTCAGTCCCTAAGGGGAAGCGTATCTGACCGCAGTGAAAAGAAACTATTTAAGATGTGTATGTACCTGTAAGGACATTCTTCTCCTCTCTTGCATTCCCCTTTTACCCAGAAGGAACAGATGTGAGGACGATTACGTTTATAGTAAGGAGTGGTCCGAGCCAGTTTCAGCAGCATGTCGCTGGTAGAAGTAGCTTTTCCTAGTGCACCGACTGGTCTAGTGCCATCAGAGTTGGCTATCTATACAGCAGTTAAAAGGCAGGCAAGTTATTATATATATCTCTCTCTATACATATATCTCAATACTGACACGTaatgcagaatgaaaacaaacacagatgttAAGATGACGTGGGTCattctttttcaaagaaagtGTTTgatcccctccctcccctgtACACATCCATACACAGAGATCATAATCATAATGACATTTTCTTACCTCTCGTTCCATGTTCTGGGTGTAATACTCTTTATTGACATCAGATTTAGGCATTTCATCCTTAAGGGACAGTCCTGCATCCCGGACTTGAATAGGCAAACCtagaattaaacaaacaaaaaaaccctatgAAGCACAAgctgaaagagcaaaaaaaccAGTTACTACAACTCACATTAAGCAGAGATAACTTGTCTCCTGCACACCAAGCTGCCCCTGAATCTCAGAAGAGATCTGATCACAAAAACTTGCTCTTCTGAATCTGTCTAGAAACAACTACGCCAATTTCATGTACACATTTAAAGAAGCTTTCActtcagaaggaagcagaactgctgcttaaGTTCTCTTTGTACCCTCTTTGGTACACACCATATTCCAGGTCAAGCAGACAGGTTTGACAGACATTCTTCAACTTGCTGCAGGTCTggcacacttctgttttcttgaaaCGCATCCGAACACCAGGACACCAGCGAAACACTGTGAAAGGCCTGGCACAGATCTGAAAGACACGAAATAGACAAATGGActgctgtcacagcacagccaaGATGCCATTCGAGTTCCTGCATAGAAACGTAAAACATAAAGAACTCCTGCTCTCTCAGCTACAAACCTGCCTTATTTCATACAATAACTAACGCTAATTGTTAGCTGGCAAAAAACAGCAGattcaaagcaaaaccaaaactgcAGTTACTTACGCATCACATAGCAGTAAAAACAAACTTGCAACAGAAAATACGAAATACTCGAGCAAAAACTAATAATTCTCATAAACGTGAGCAAATCTTAACTCTGTTAGAACAGCCTTCAGTAGTTTTACAGCTCAAGAACAACGAACACAGAGAAGATGATACACCTCACATTCCATGCAGTTATGTACGCATTAAGCTCTTAGCCAAGATAAACACTTTCCTGATGCCAGCAGATCCGTTGAGAACCAAAAGGCACATTTTACTGCCAGGTGTGCGCCAACTTAGAAGCTCGTTCTTCAAAAGACAACCAACATACCTTGCATTCTTTTCCATATTTCTCTTTGGTctgaaatataataaataaaaagggagagaaaacaggagATATCAAAACTTCGTTAGCGAATGATGAAACGTACCATTGAACTTATAGCACAGTGATGCTGCTCTTATTATACTGCATTTAGACTCGCTCACGTCCACTTTTGCTGCTTAAGCAGAATCTCCCCTTGCCTGGCAAAGAGGATCACAAAAATCTAAGAGACTCTCAACCTGTTTTTTGCTTTAGAAGCACCCATTGAAAAGTATTATGAGTCCAACTTCACGTACCACAGAGGAATGATCATGAAACAGGTCATTAATAGCTATTTTTAAGTGAAGATGACGCAACTgcataaaacaaacacaccaaaacaaaccattttTTACATATCGATGCTGACAATCGTGTCATGGTTCATAAAAATATAACAGCTCTCAGCAAACTTGGGGAAGGGAAATGCGAGGCAAAGATAATCTCCAGGTATGCCCAAATAAGTGGGATgagcactgagaaaagcagcatgGAATGGCCTGACTCATCCTGAGCAGATGAAACCAAGGTCAACAAAACAGCATTGAAATTGCCGCCAGCCTTTGTAGGGCAGTTCTGGCTCATTTTCATGTTATGCATGTTTTAGAAATGCTGCTCATCTATTTAATATCTCAGCAGCTCGTTGCTTCCCACGTCACGTGACTGACTGGTATCAAAGCTTTACTGGTATTTCCTGCACTCCAGACATCGGGTCGTGACATCCTGCTCAGCTTTTTGACGCTAACAAAGGCATGAAGCAAACCCTGCAGTGCACGGCCAAGCGGCCAGCAGTGCGTATCTTCAGCATCCCCTCCTGCACCCAGCCTTGTTTGAGCGCTCCGAACCAAACAGCTCAATGGTCAGCAGCACCCAATGAAGAGCACAGGGCCGCACTGTGCAACCAGCACGTACCATGCGAATGTATGGGTTCTCTCCAAGACACGTCTGGCACAGAATGGGGAAGTCctgagaggaggaaaaacaaagaacatgtGCACCGAGCAGCCAAACCATCCCAGCAGCGTTGCAGTCAGCTCGGCCTGCCGAGCAAAGCCAGCCTGCCTTAGCGAGGTGCCCGCAGGACCCGCTCACAGGAGGCcgtgtgaggagctgcagcccacgTCCGTATCACTAAAGGACGCAGCACATCCGCCGCTGCCGTTCAACACCCACCTCACACACACCCGACACAAAGGCCGCTCCCgaagcccagctctgcagcagaggcCACCCTCGGCCCTGAGCGCCCCATCGCGCCGCCCCGGCCCAGCTCCcgctcagctcccagccccagaaCACGGCACTCCGCTGCCGGCCGGATCCCCTCAGACTCACCGCATCCTCCCAGTTCTGCCGGTTGTAAGTGTTGGAGCCCAGCGACGTCGACATGGCGGCCCCGCGCCCCTCCGCCTCGATCCCGGCGGTACCCGGAAGTGATGTCACTTCCGCTGCGGGATGTCACCTTCCGTGCGGGAGGAGCGGCGGGGGCGCTCTAGGCTCTGCCAACCATAGAGCTGAGCCGGCGTGGCGGATCGAATGGGAACAGGGACAAAACCATTGGGAGCGCGGGGTGCTGagctttttatgttttaatgatCACTATTTCCCCACTAACGGCGGTGTAAATAACAGCGCAGAGCATGAGAGCCAAGGTCGCTTTATTGAAGGTTACTACATGAAGTGAAGCAGTAAGGCAACAGTCGCCTGTCATTTAACGGGTAACACCGACGGGCAAGAAATCCTGCGCCCCGGGagcaaagacagacagacagacagagctGACGGCATTAATAGCACCTACAAGCACCTAAAGGGGAGCAACGAGCGGACTGCTCGGCCAGCCAGCCGTCTGTGCACCCAACAGCGGCCGACCGTGTCCTGTAGCACAGAGCGCAGCCCAAACGCATCCCAACGCCGGGAGCTGCAGCCAGAGGGCTCCATCAGCGTCCCAAAAGCTGCTTCCATAGGTAGTAGTGTTTGCGGCTACTTTGGCTAAGGAGAGAACTCGTGGCCAAGGCTTAAGTGTTTTGTTATGTGGAAGGTAAAACAGCGGCAGACACACTAGCgctatacataaataaatacaaactaCACTTCTTCAACTCATGCTGTACACCTGTGTGTAACCGAGGCGTTGTAAACGTGCTGACTTGCTGCtctgggaggtgctgcaggagcaggagtGTAAGGTGGGTGCTTCCCTT contains:
- the RBM22 gene encoding pre-mRNA-splicing factor RBM22, whose translation is MSTSLGSNTYNRQNWEDADFPILCQTCLGENPYIRMTKEKYGKECKICARPFTVFRWCPGVRMRFKKTEVCQTCSKLKNVCQTCLLDLEYGLPIQVRDAGLSLKDEMPKSDVNKEYYTQNMEREIANSDGTRPVGALGKATSTSDMLLKLARTTPYYKRNRPHICSFWVKGECKRGEECPYRHEKPTDPDDPLADQNIKDRYYGINDPVADKLLKRASTMPRLDPPDDKTITTLYVGGLGDTITESDLRNHFYQFGEIRTITVVQRQQCAFIQFATRQAAEVAAEKSFNKLIVNGRRLNVKWGRSQAARGKEKDKEGTTESGIKLEPVPGLPGALPPPPAAEEEASANYFNLPPSGPPAVVNIALPPPPGIAPPPPPGFGPHMFHAMGPPPPFMRAPGPIHYPSQDPQRMGAHAGKHSSP